In Gammaproteobacteria bacterium, one genomic interval encodes:
- a CDS encoding DUF3039 domain-containing protein: MRRKSGAVPKKPVTNPLYGEFDAMVDAVISSDKNHHGTYSCEQCGHVWVHGKSNKGAPVCPKCKSIDIDVDINIDLASTDNT; encoded by the coding sequence ATGAGACGGAAAAGCGGTGCAGTTCCAAAGAAGCCAGTCACGAATCCGTTATATGGAGAGTTTGACGCGATGGTGGACGCGGTAATTAGTTCAGATAAAAATCATCATGGGACATATAGTTGCGAACAGTGCGGGCATGTATGGGTTCACGGAAAATCCAATAAAGGTGCGCCCGTATGTCCGAAGTGCAAAAGCATCGATATAGATGTCGATATTAATATAGATTTAGCGAGCACTGACAATACGTAA
- a CDS encoding IS1595 family transposase: MKPKVKKSIPLSLYEFFQQFPNEDAARTYFEKRRWDGSPCCPRCGSLAVSVITSGKPMPYRCKDCRSHFSVRTGTVLAESKLGLHKWLLAIYMLHTARKGVSSVQMAKELGITQKSAWFLDHRIRKAMQRQCGLFGGEIEIDETYIGGKQKNKHERKKLKAGRGTAGKQAVFGLKQRNGEVKAFPINGTDRDTLQPAITANVQVGSTLYTDSHSGYVGMTGYAHQVVVHSVGEYVRGRVHTNGIESFWALLKRGHYGIHHYMSVKHLHRYVNEFAHRHNMTRVNTMDCMAVTVDGMIRHRLSYKELTA, translated from the coding sequence ATGAAACCCAAAGTAAAGAAATCCATCCCGCTTAGTTTGTACGAGTTTTTCCAGCAATTCCCGAACGAGGATGCTGCTCGTACATACTTTGAAAAGCGCCGGTGGGATGGTAGCCCTTGCTGCCCCCGCTGCGGTTCGCTGGCAGTTTCCGTGATTACGTCAGGCAAACCGATGCCGTACCGTTGCAAGGACTGCCGTTCGCATTTTAGCGTTCGTACGGGCACTGTGCTTGCCGAGAGCAAGCTGGGTCTGCACAAGTGGCTGCTGGCGATCTACATGCTTCATACGGCGCGTAAAGGCGTCTCTAGCGTCCAAATGGCGAAGGAGCTAGGGATTACGCAAAAGAGCGCGTGGTTCCTTGATCATCGTATACGCAAAGCTATGCAGCGGCAGTGTGGTCTATTCGGTGGTGAAATAGAAATTGACGAGACGTATATCGGTGGTAAGCAAAAGAATAAACACGAACGGAAGAAGCTCAAAGCCGGGCGCGGAACTGCTGGCAAGCAGGCTGTGTTCGGTCTCAAACAGCGTAACGGAGAAGTAAAAGCATTTCCTATCAACGGAACCGATAGAGACACGCTACAGCCTGCCATTACTGCAAATGTGCAAGTTGGATCAACGCTTTACACCGATTCTCATTCGGGCTACGTTGGAATGACAGGTTACGCTCATCAAGTAGTTGTCCATAGTGTTGGTGAATATGTACGTGGCCGAGTGCATACCAACGGTATCGAGTCATTCTGGGCGCTTCTCAAGCGCGGGCACTACGGTATTCACCACTACATGAGCGTCAAGCACCTACATCGCTACGTCAACGAGTTCGCGCACCGCCACAACATGACCCGCGTTAATACTATGGATTGTATGGCGGTCACTGTAGACGGAATGATCAGACACCGGCTCAGCTATAAAGAGTTAACGGCATGA
- a CDS encoding ribbon-helix-helix protein, CopG family, with protein MTTAVKKTISLPPDLARAAEEMARAEGKTLSAVIQDALRAARASRLKADLRGAQGYWSKQARDKGVLTEKDLERLLAE; from the coding sequence ATGACGACAGCCGTCAAGAAAACCATTTCGCTACCCCCCGACCTCGCCCGAGCGGCCGAGGAGATGGCTCGTGCTGAAGGCAAGACGTTGAGCGCGGTTATACAAGATGCGCTCCGCGCGGCCCGTGCATCGCGGCTCAAGGCCGATCTCCGCGGCGCCCAGGGCTACTGGTCAAAGCAAGCGAGGGACAAGGGTGTGCTTACCGAGAAAGATCTTGAGCGCCTGCTGGCCGAGTGA